A section of the Candidatus Poribacteria bacterium genome encodes:
- a CDS encoding glycosyltransferase family 39 protein, translating to MSLGSVDECCHALVAKNLLKHPFKPTLIDVPYLPYKEETWSENHVWLHKPILPLWQICLSYWILGVSTFALRLPSAVLSTFAAGITYLIGTQLLTRRAALFATAIQAFSWFIMQLTHGYQFSDAIDISLLFYCEIGVYGVVRAIKTGKWCFIVLAGIGQGLAFLSKTYPAFIITGVAFAMWSAPKLSLAKKEDCRLCGQHILGMLIITIFVAGPWMLYTALQYPVEFKIEHNYIFRHLTEDIEGWRAPWYKVFLYSAQIFNLLTAPIAVAVCCSIPHLFQRKNIGLFLLYAWGLGVLLPFSIATTKTPSATLISMPAFLLILGNFVERTIYPGPKNSHYKRRILLVWTALLVILCFGEGIQAWRVTQTHNEHTLSEIAEFTREHLPKNAVLLTETNVGKGETHYDYLRLMFFTEYTARPYYLKSAWKSLSQQVEKHGGIPYIVTFRELNLPILFKSHADKRTIYLSELSE from the coding sequence TTGAGTCTCGGGAGTGTTGATGAATGTTGCCATGCTCTCGTCGCTAAAAATCTTCTCAAACATCCCTTTAAGCCAACTCTCATTGATGTCCCCTACCTCCCTTATAAAGAAGAAACGTGGAGTGAAAACCACGTATGGCTCCATAAACCTATTCTCCCGCTTTGGCAAATATGTCTCTCGTATTGGATATTAGGCGTTAGCACCTTTGCCCTTCGGCTTCCCAGTGCAGTTCTCAGCACTTTCGCTGCCGGGATCACTTATTTGATTGGCACACAACTCTTAACGCGTCGCGCTGCCTTATTTGCTACTGCAATTCAGGCATTCTCATGGTTTATCATGCAATTGACGCATGGATATCAGTTCAGCGATGCGATTGATATTTCGTTGTTGTTCTACTGTGAGATTGGTGTTTATGGAGTTGTTCGCGCTATTAAGACCGGCAAATGGTGCTTTATCGTGCTGGCAGGAATCGGTCAAGGACTTGCCTTTCTTTCAAAAACCTATCCAGCATTCATTATCACCGGTGTCGCTTTCGCAATGTGGTCAGCACCCAAGCTGAGTTTAGCAAAAAAAGAGGATTGCCGTCTTTGTGGGCAGCATATTTTAGGTATGCTGATAATAACAATCTTTGTCGCTGGCCCATGGATGCTATATACTGCCCTGCAGTATCCTGTTGAGTTTAAAATTGAACACAATTACATTTTCAGACATCTAACAGAAGACATTGAGGGATGGCGTGCGCCTTGGTACAAGGTGTTTTTGTACAGTGCCCAGATATTTAACCTACTCACCGCACCAATTGCCGTGGCAGTGTGTTGCTCCATACCTCATCTTTTCCAAAGGAAAAATATCGGTCTCTTTTTGCTTTACGCTTGGGGTTTAGGAGTTCTACTCCCTTTTTCAATCGCCACCACGAAAACCCCAAGTGCTACACTCATCAGTATGCCCGCATTTCTACTGATACTCGGTAACTTTGTAGAGCGAACCATATACCCCGGCCCCAAAAATTCACATTACAAACGCAGGATTCTCCTCGTTTGGACAGCTCTGCTTGTGATCTTATGCTTTGGAGAAGGTATTCAGGCTTGGCGGGTCACCCAAACTCACAATGAACACACACTCTCTGAGATTGCCGAGTTTACGCGGGAACACCTGCCGAAAAATGCTGTTCTTCTTACCGAAACTAATGTCGGAAAAGGAGAAACCCACTACGATTATCTTCGTCTGATGTTCTTCACAGAATATACAGCGCGTCCATACTATTTAAAAAGTGCATGGAAATCCCTCAGCCAACAAGTTGAAAAGCACGGAGGCATTCCGTATATCGTCACCTTCAGAGAACTCAACTTGCCTATCCTCTTCAAGAGCCACGCAGATAAACGAACAATTTATTTGTCGGAACTAAGCGAGTGA
- a CDS encoding ATP-binding cassette domain-containing protein: MIEVRELTKSYGTTVAVDNVTFDAHAGEVLGFLGPNGAGKTTTMRILTCYLSADAGTATVAGYDVFEESVEVRKHIGYLPESAPLYTDMGVIEYLNFMTQVRNIPKSQRKERIRTVIDTCGLDDVIQKDIGELSKGYRQRVGLAQSLIHDPPILILDEPTSGLDPNQISEIRNLIKNIGQEKLVLFSTHILPEVSATCSRILIINNGKIVANGTPEELSSQAKGEEIVHITIRGTPETIETQLNELEFVSQWNKVGTDNGTVTYQINAAQGSGAAEALFHVVVENGWSLTELRQESLDLEDVFRNLTDKEQT, translated from the coding sequence ATGATCGAAGTTAGAGAACTCACAAAATCTTACGGCACGACGGTTGCTGTTGACAACGTTACATTTGACGCGCACGCTGGCGAAGTGCTTGGGTTCCTCGGACCCAACGGCGCAGGTAAGACGACCACGATGCGCATCCTTACCTGCTATCTCTCCGCAGACGCAGGTACCGCAACTGTTGCTGGATACGACGTCTTTGAGGAATCCGTTGAAGTCAGAAAACATATCGGTTATCTTCCAGAAAGCGCGCCCCTCTACACCGATATGGGAGTTATTGAATATCTCAACTTCATGACACAGGTGCGAAATATTCCAAAAAGCCAGCGGAAGGAACGGATCCGAACGGTTATTGATACCTGTGGGCTTGATGATGTTATTCAAAAAGACATTGGCGAACTCTCAAAGGGTTACCGCCAACGGGTAGGCTTAGCACAAAGCCTCATTCACGATCCACCCATCCTCATCTTAGATGAGCCCACCTCTGGACTTGATCCGAATCAAATCAGCGAGATTCGCAATTTAATCAAAAACATCGGACAAGAGAAACTGGTGCTGTTCAGTACACACATATTACCCGAAGTTTCCGCCACCTGTAGCCGAATCCTCATCATCAACAATGGAAAGATTGTCGCAAACGGCACACCGGAGGAACTCTCCAGTCAGGCGAAAGGTGAAGAGATTGTGCATATCACTATCCGAGGCACACCAGAAACAATTGAGACACAACTGAACGAATTGGAATTTGTCTCACAGTGGAACAAGGTTGGAACGGACAACGGTACAGTTACCTACCAGATCAACGCCGCTCAGGGCAGCGGTGCTGCGGAGGCACTGTTTCATGTCGTTGTAGAAAATGGATGGAGTCTGACAGAACTCCGCCAAGAATCCTTGGATTTAGAAGACGTTTTCCGCAATTTGACAGACAAAGAGCAGACATAG
- a CDS encoding ABC transporter permease, with protein sequence MTNIAAILKKEFKSYFNSPIAYIFITFFLGISGWLFFRSFFLVNQAEMRGFFGLMPWIFLFFIPAVTMKLWAEEKKLGTVEILMTLPIQDYEVVIGKFLASFGLLVVTVLLSLVLPFSVMSLGNPDGGTLISGYIGLLLMGGAYLAIGLFASTLTENQIVAFILGITACFGLLIIGEDIVLFNAPNWLFPIFSYLGLGAHYSSILRGVLDSRDIIYYLSMIGFFLYLSTLSVESRKWR encoded by the coding sequence ATGACGAACATCGCAGCTATTCTCAAAAAGGAATTTAAAAGTTATTTCAACTCGCCTATCGCGTATATCTTCATCACATTCTTCCTCGGCATCTCTGGATGGCTCTTCTTCCGCAGTTTCTTTCTTGTTAATCAAGCGGAGATGCGTGGGTTTTTTGGGTTAATGCCGTGGATCTTCTTATTTTTTATCCCAGCTGTCACTATGAAACTCTGGGCTGAAGAAAAGAAACTCGGCACAGTAGAAATTCTTATGACGCTACCGATTCAGGATTACGAAGTCGTCATCGGGAAATTCTTAGCGAGTTTTGGTCTTCTTGTTGTAACCGTGTTGCTTTCACTCGTCCTGCCCTTCTCAGTGATGTCCCTTGGGAATCCGGATGGCGGCACGCTGATTTCAGGTTACATAGGACTCCTCTTGATGGGGGGTGCCTACCTCGCCATCGGGCTTTTCGCCTCAACACTGACCGAGAACCAAATCGTTGCCTTTATCTTGGGAATTACTGCCTGCTTTGGGTTGCTCATCATTGGTGAAGATATTGTCCTTTTCAATGCCCCGAATTGGTTGTTCCCGATTTTCAGTTACCTCGGACTCGGTGCCCACTACAGTAGCATTCTCCGCGGTGTGCTTGATTCCCGGGACATTATCTACTATCTGTCCATGATTGGTTTCTTTCTCTACCTCAGCACATTGTCGGTTGAAAGCCGCAAGTGGCGTTAA
- a CDS encoding Gldg family protein: MVNKQLKYGGNTLAFVAIIFGILVLINFLSTRRFIRADLTEDKRYTISNATKNLISTLDDIVTITAYFSTNPAEVAQIRRDVRDVLDEYNAFSKKLQIDFVNPADFDDGQKQELRFKGIPEVQINVIKKDKAEIANVYMGISIGYSGKEEILPVVRSTANLEYELTSTILKATTKEAKTVGFLTGHGEFDINDQNHQQFRQLLDKNGQGQYNLTSVSLQDGKAVEDTVATLVIAGVTQPLTEREKYEIDQFIMRGGRTVFLVDPIQMQPGTLQGAPLSTGLNDLLEHYGAKLGNNLLLDRRFHDSARFQQGFMTVIQPYPYFVKIVKPNFSAENTITNQLEAVTLPWTSSLEIITKEGITTTALAKTSEFGQSIQGYYNLMPNSPIPDAELQPYTVAAALEGKFKSFYADKEIPSVETAADTQESETPASVADAEARQTKTESEQTQIVVVGTAQFLTQLRPDGINFFLNTVDWLTLGDALIGIRSHAITDRPLRETSEIEKNFIKYLCTIGIPLLVVIFGLVRYFLKQRAKRLVETYGSV, from the coding sequence TTGGTTAACAAACAACTTAAGTACGGTGGCAACACCCTCGCTTTTGTAGCAATCATCTTTGGCATTCTTGTGCTAATCAACTTTCTCTCTACACGCCGCTTTATTCGTGCCGACCTTACCGAGGACAAGCGGTATACGATCTCAAACGCAACTAAAAATCTGATCAGCACGTTAGACGATATTGTAACTATCACCGCCTACTTTTCGACAAATCCCGCTGAGGTAGCCCAAATCCGTCGTGATGTCAGAGACGTGCTCGACGAATATAACGCTTTTTCAAAGAAACTCCAGATCGATTTTGTGAATCCTGCGGATTTCGATGATGGACAGAAACAGGAACTCCGCTTCAAGGGCATCCCCGAAGTCCAAATTAACGTTATAAAAAAAGATAAAGCAGAAATCGCGAATGTCTATATGGGTATCTCTATCGGCTACAGCGGCAAAGAGGAAATCCTACCTGTTGTACGTTCAACGGCTAATTTGGAGTATGAACTCACATCTACTATCCTCAAGGCCACGACGAAAGAAGCAAAAACGGTCGGATTTTTGACAGGGCACGGCGAATTCGATATCAATGACCAAAACCATCAGCAGTTTCGCCAACTCTTGGACAAAAACGGACAAGGGCAATACAATCTCACATCCGTGAGCCTACAAGATGGAAAAGCGGTAGAAGACACTGTCGCAACGCTGGTTATCGCGGGTGTAACACAACCGCTAACAGAACGCGAGAAATACGAAATCGATCAGTTCATTATGCGGGGGGGTAGAACTGTCTTCTTAGTCGATCCTATTCAAATGCAACCCGGGACACTACAAGGTGCACCATTGAGCACGGGACTGAACGACCTGCTGGAACACTACGGAGCCAAACTCGGCAATAACCTTCTGCTTGACCGCAGATTCCACGATTCTGCCAGATTCCAACAAGGATTCATGACCGTTATTCAACCGTATCCGTATTTCGTCAAGATCGTTAAACCGAACTTCTCAGCAGAAAACACGATTACCAATCAGTTGGAAGCCGTGACATTGCCTTGGACGAGTTCCTTAGAGATCATAACGAAGGAAGGCATCACAACAACCGCATTGGCAAAAACGAGTGAATTCGGACAGAGCATCCAAGGCTATTACAACTTGATGCCAAATTCTCCAATTCCCGATGCCGAGCTACAACCCTACACTGTCGCTGCGGCGCTGGAAGGAAAATTCAAAAGTTTCTATGCCGATAAAGAAATTCCGTCAGTAGAAACCGCCGCGGACACACAAGAAAGCGAGACCCCTGCTTCAGTCGCAGACGCTGAGGCCCGGCAGACGAAAACCGAAAGCGAACAGACACAAATTGTTGTTGTCGGCACGGCACAATTCCTCACGCAGCTGCGTCCTGATGGGATTAACTTTTTCCTAAATACTGTGGACTGGCTAACCCTCGGCGACGCACTTATCGGTATCCGTTCTCACGCTATCACCGATCGACCGCTCCGAGAAACTTCGGAAATTGAGAAAAACTTTATCAAATACCTATGCACTATCGGTATCCCACTACTGGTCGTGATCTTTGGACTCGTCCGATATTTCTTAAAACAACGGGCAAAACGGCTGGTAGAAACCTACGGTTCTGTGTAA
- a CDS encoding DUF4340 domain-containing protein, protein MKTKQLLILGAIFVVLAIVVLILENPFGQNEYEKKIETAIPLFPNFNQEQVATIEIIADGETTTLSKQNDDWVVASMDNYPADSEGISELLSKVAEFKNTQLVSNNPEKQAEFEVDNTGVEAKLMDANGTLSAHLFVGKTTPGFLSSYVRAAGANDVYVAQGYLQSVFNKGDRTWKDRTIFDFNKGIVTQLNISSPEEIVELRLDADGTWQMLKPSASAVKQDEVDSLLTTLSGLDTDDFAEATDALGAYGLDTPESTISAVRNDGTTATLYIGKEEDGKLYVKRADTDTVFKLFKSNVDRLIKKADTLKAEDPPPEVETE, encoded by the coding sequence ATGAAAACGAAACAACTTCTTATTTTAGGTGCTATTTTTGTCGTTTTGGCAATCGTTGTCCTGATCCTGGAAAACCCGTTCGGACAGAACGAGTACGAAAAGAAGATTGAAACTGCAATCCCGCTGTTTCCAAACTTCAATCAGGAACAGGTTGCCACAATAGAAATCATCGCTGACGGTGAAACCACGACACTCTCAAAACAAAATGACGACTGGGTTGTCGCTTCAATGGACAACTATCCAGCAGATAGCGAGGGCATTTCGGAACTGCTATCGAAAGTAGCAGAATTTAAGAACACGCAGCTTGTCTCAAATAATCCAGAAAAACAGGCAGAATTCGAGGTAGATAACACAGGCGTTGAAGCCAAGTTGATGGATGCAAACGGTACGCTCTCGGCACACCTATTTGTCGGGAAAACAACCCCAGGTTTTCTGAGTAGTTACGTGCGCGCCGCCGGTGCTAACGATGTCTATGTCGCCCAAGGTTACCTCCAATCCGTCTTCAATAAAGGCGATCGGACTTGGAAAGATCGGACTATCTTCGATTTTAACAAAGGTATTGTCACCCAACTCAACATCTCTTCCCCCGAAGAAATCGTCGAACTCCGTCTCGATGCAGACGGAACATGGCAGATGCTCAAACCGTCAGCTTCCGCCGTCAAACAAGACGAGGTTGACTCCCTGCTCACAACCCTTAGCGGATTGGATACTGACGATTTCGCCGAAGCGACAGATGCCCTCGGGGCATACGGTTTAGATACCCCCGAATCTACTATATCCGCCGTACGTAACGATGGGACAACGGCAACACTCTACATCGGAAAAGAAGAAGATGGAAAACTTTATGTCAAGCGTGCTGATACGGATACCGTCTTCAAACTCTTCAAATCGAATGTGGATAGGTTAATAAAAAAGGCTGATACACTCAAGGCGGAGGATCCACCTCCAGAGGTTGAAACCGAGTAG
- a CDS encoding SIMPL domain-containing protein (The SIMPL domain is named for its presence in mouse protein SIMPL (signalling molecule that associates with mouse pelle-like kinase). Bacterial member BP26, from Brucella, was shown to assemble into a channel-like structure, while YggE from E. coli has been associated with resistance to oxidative stress.): MKELKLLCLGLSTLLVITLAGCEPQIVTPLLPSPESRTIHVTGNGSVVGEPDIATLNLGVSAEKASVEEAREAAASAMTSVIDSLKANDVAEKDIQTENFSIYPQYDYTDNGRVLRGYRVSNTVSAKVRELESLSDIIDDVAGAGGDIVVVNSIQFMIEDSTPLQTQARALAVKNAEAKAQTLAEASGVTLGKPITITEMSAGGGPPIAFVESAALADESARSSTPIQAGELTVTVNVTMVYEIN, encoded by the coding sequence GTGAAAGAATTAAAACTTTTGTGTTTAGGACTTAGTACACTGCTCGTTATAACGCTTGCTGGATGTGAACCACAAATCGTGACACCCTTGTTACCATCACCAGAAAGCAGAACTATTCATGTTACCGGGAATGGTTCGGTTGTTGGTGAACCGGATATAGCCACACTCAATTTAGGTGTGTCTGCTGAAAAAGCATCAGTTGAGGAGGCACGTGAGGCAGCAGCGAGTGCGATGACAAGCGTTATTGACTCCCTGAAAGCGAACGATGTTGCTGAAAAAGACATTCAAACGGAGAATTTTAGCATCTATCCGCAGTATGACTACACCGATAACGGTCGTGTCCTGCGTGGATACAGAGTGAGCAACACCGTTAGCGCGAAGGTCCGGGAATTGGAGAGTCTCAGCGATATAATCGACGATGTCGCAGGCGCGGGTGGGGATATTGTTGTTGTAAATTCGATTCAATTTATGATTGAAGACAGTACGCCATTACAGACGCAGGCACGTGCTTTAGCGGTGAAAAATGCCGAGGCGAAAGCGCAAACCTTAGCAGAAGCGAGCGGCGTTACGCTTGGGAAACCTATTACGATTACAGAGATGAGTGCTGGTGGCGGTCCGCCGATCGCTTTTGTGGAGAGCGCAGCTCTCGCCGACGAGAGTGCCCGGAGTTCAACGCCAATTCAAGCGGGGGAACTTACGGTTACTGTGAATGTTACTATGGTCTATGAAATCAATTAG
- a CDS encoding site-specific DNA-methyltransferase, with amino-acid sequence MFRIIVSSTNPGDIVLDPFAGSGTTLVVAAQLNRKSIGIELDAHNVALIQNRLTERRESDNVSRFFKDYACTPNLEAIWAEHKMNEKFGASDAAAEQMAFLESNQ; translated from the coding sequence ATGTTCCGAATTATCGTATCCTCAACAAATCCGGGTGATATTGTCCTTGATCCGTTCGCGGGTTCCGGAACAACGCTTGTTGTAGCAGCGCAATTGAATCGAAAATCGATTGGGATTGAACTTGACGCTCACAACGTTGCCCTCATTCAGAACAGGCTTACCGAGCGGAGAGAATCGGACAATGTTTCCCGCTTTTTCAAGGATTATGCCTGTACCCCGAATTTGGAGGCGATTTGGGCGGAACATAAGATGAACGAAAAATTCGGTGCCTCTGACGCAGCTGCTGAACAGATGGCTTTTCTTGAGTCAAATCAATAA
- a CDS encoding bifunctional nuclease family protein — translation MDKEKETQIKVKVNFLSIDRGTGAPIVVLKELDEGLNRILLIWIGESEAAAIQMHLEKMELPRPMTHDLLKIMIETLGAKVGAVCVHSVEEQTFYAHATLQVDGNEIKVDCRPSDAIALALRCESPIYVAEKVLTEQGFSEQELNKGKRHDPKDVLENLDDDTLKQFTV, via the coding sequence ATGGACAAAGAGAAAGAGACGCAGATTAAGGTCAAAGTTAATTTCCTCTCAATTGACCGAGGGACCGGAGCACCGATAGTTGTTTTGAAAGAGTTAGACGAGGGTTTGAATCGGATACTCCTAATTTGGATTGGCGAATCCGAGGCGGCAGCGATTCAAATGCATTTGGAGAAGATGGAGCTACCCCGTCCGATGACGCATGATTTACTCAAGATTATGATTGAGACCCTCGGTGCCAAGGTAGGTGCTGTATGTGTGCATTCGGTGGAAGAGCAGACTTTCTACGCACATGCCACCTTGCAAGTGGACGGCAACGAAATCAAGGTGGATTGCCGACCGAGTGATGCGATCGCACTCGCGCTGCGTTGTGAGTCACCTATCTATGTTGCTGAGAAAGTACTCACGGAGCAAGGCTTCTCTGAGCAGGAACTCAACAAAGGTAAACGGCACGATCCAAAAGATGTCCTTGAGAACTTGGATGATGATACGCTGAAGCAGTTTACGGTTTAA
- a CDS encoding SPFH domain-containing protein, translating to MLNANLFITIVGSAVALMVIFLLVYRSFYKKAPADSALVVSGGRKKRVVFGGTLINPLTNTSQLISLNTLQLPVERTGQAALITKDSLRVDLEAQFYVKIEPHEQDVLKAVASLGDKTLTPSEVNRLLEGKLVGVLRSVAATMDLQELHEKRQEFSDQVQEACRDDLEQNGFKLESVAVTNLDQTPLEALDENNRFDVVAIQTIKQEVEDRQTQTARIEHENQVQREEDRLKAELAIKQREEETETQALEVAKRLEFAQEEQRKSIATNKAEQEREIEEARIKQEEVVKSTEILQKQRLDTARIQQERQVQETEIAQKQSVEIARVQQEQTIEEAQIQRSLSVERAKIEQERAVEEAGIASRIVLVEKDREEKEAQAENAIQVSVKEKQREAALIELLEVSAQKARAEASVLTAEAVEEAERQSKIALIRAEQEADEERIAKERAADAEAYAVVEAAKAELDAAEVKAQAQRILAEALLVEAKAKADGEEASIAAKNQADPKVLVSDAILALVESLPEVTSELMKPAERIESIRVLDLGNGGNGNGSNGMNRILSSIVNAGAAVPLFKEIVGFSGVDTEKIAQTVRDYASGLAVETQTDSTESESTDAD from the coding sequence ATGTTGAACGCCAACCTATTCATCACAATTGTCGGCAGCGCGGTTGCTTTGATGGTTATTTTTCTATTGGTTTACCGCTCCTTTTACAAAAAAGCACCTGCCGATTCGGCACTGGTTGTCTCTGGCGGACGCAAAAAGCGCGTCGTTTTTGGCGGAACCCTTATCAATCCACTGACGAACACCAGCCAGCTTATTTCCTTAAATACGCTCCAATTGCCTGTTGAACGGACTGGACAGGCTGCACTTATCACGAAGGATAGTTTACGTGTTGATTTGGAAGCACAATTCTATGTCAAAATTGAACCGCACGAGCAGGATGTACTCAAGGCGGTGGCGAGTCTCGGTGATAAAACCTTAACGCCTTCCGAAGTCAATAGACTCCTTGAAGGTAAACTCGTTGGTGTCCTTCGGAGTGTTGCCGCGACGATGGACCTCCAAGAATTACACGAAAAACGTCAGGAGTTTTCCGATCAAGTTCAGGAGGCGTGCCGAGATGATCTTGAACAGAACGGTTTTAAATTAGAAAGCGTCGCTGTCACCAACCTTGACCAGACCCCGCTTGAGGCACTTGATGAGAACAACCGATTTGATGTTGTTGCAATTCAAACAATCAAGCAAGAAGTTGAAGATCGGCAGACCCAAACTGCTCGGATTGAGCACGAGAACCAGGTGCAGCGTGAAGAGGACCGACTCAAAGCCGAATTAGCAATTAAGCAACGTGAGGAAGAGACAGAGACGCAAGCCTTAGAGGTTGCGAAACGTCTTGAATTCGCTCAGGAAGAGCAACGCAAATCGATCGCTACAAACAAAGCCGAGCAGGAACGCGAGATTGAAGAGGCACGAATCAAGCAAGAAGAGGTGGTGAAGTCTACGGAGATCCTGCAAAAGCAGCGGCTTGATACTGCGCGGATTCAACAGGAACGCCAGGTCCAAGAAACGGAGATCGCGCAAAAGCAGTCAGTCGAAATCGCTCGTGTGCAACAGGAACAGACGATTGAGGAGGCGCAAATCCAACGCAGTCTCTCTGTTGAAAGAGCTAAGATTGAACAAGAGCGGGCTGTTGAGGAGGCGGGTATCGCCAGCAGAATTGTTCTGGTTGAGAAGGATCGGGAAGAAAAAGAGGCGCAAGCCGAAAACGCGATTCAGGTCTCGGTCAAGGAGAAACAGCGTGAGGCGGCATTGATTGAACTTTTAGAGGTCTCTGCACAAAAGGCGAGGGCTGAGGCGAGCGTCTTAACTGCTGAGGCGGTTGAGGAAGCTGAGCGACAGAGCAAAATTGCACTCATCCGGGCAGAGCAGGAAGCCGATGAGGAACGCATTGCTAAAGAGCGTGCTGCGGATGCAGAAGCCTACGCCGTTGTAGAAGCCGCTAAGGCGGAACTTGACGCTGCTGAAGTCAAAGCGCAGGCGCAGAGAATTCTCGCTGAGGCGTTACTGGTGGAGGCGAAGGCGAAAGCGGATGGCGAAGAGGCATCTATTGCGGCGAAAAATCAGGCAGACCCGAAAGTCCTCGTCAGCGATGCTATTTTGGCGCTCGTTGAATCCTTACCAGAGGTTACCAGCGAGTTAATGAAACCGGCGGAACGTATTGAAAGCATTCGCGTGCTTGATCTCGGAAACGGGGGCAATGGTAATGGCAGCAATGGAATGAACCGAATTCTCAGCTCAATTGTAAACGCTGGCGCGGCAGTACCGTTGTTTAAAGAGATTGTCGGCTTCAGTGGTGTAGATACCGAAAAAATTGCACAGACTGTTCGGGATTACGCTTCCGGGTTGGCAGTGGAGACCCAAACAGATTCTACAGAATCCGAATCAACGGATGCGGATTAA